Below is a window of Leishmania panamensis strain MHOM/PA/94/PSC-1 chromosome 30 sequence DNA.
GTAAAAGGCATCCTTTACACTGCTGCGCAGGAGCTCCCAAATGAGGTTGCTGAGGTCGTCCTTCGCCTTGCTCAGCTGTGCCTCCGTTGCCGTAGGGTTGCGCACAACCATGGAGAAAGTACCCACTGGGTCAACGGTTGTAATCACGAATGAGGGACCACCGCTCATGATGTCATGTGGGGCAGTGGAGATGCTCGCTGCCTCCGACGTGGCGTGGCTGCCGGCAGACGCGTTGTCCGCATCCGCGCTGCACTTCAAGTCTCTGATAATGGCAGCGGCAATTGTGGACGGAGCACCGCCAGACCCCTGTGTTGCGGACGGCGGCACGCCGGCTTCAGTGGCCATCAGTGATGATGACGGCGTCAAGCTTTGGTACCACGACTTTTCACTCCAGCCTGCGCCTTTGCTCCCTGGGAAGAGTGCATCCAACTCCTCTTCGTACGGGAACGCGCTTGCGCAAGACGCAAGGGCGGACCGGTGCGCTGACACCGCCTCGTACACACCGCTGCCCTCCGCGAAGAAGTCCGTGGAGGTCCCCctcagcagaggcagcaattgcggcaccgccgcttcgGACGAGGGCACCTTCGTGTTGCTTTTCTCGGCTGAGGCATTTAGGGCGAGCAGCTTGGCTTGCAAGGTGGCGTAGTACTGCTGTAGAACCGGGTTGAAGGTGTCCTGAGGCGCCAGCACCGAGCCATCGACGGAGAGGCCGTCGATCAGCTCGTCCATCAGCTGCTCTTCCGCCTCACTGAACCGCACCTCCGGGTACTCGGAGAAGCGAAGGGCTCGCATGTCCTCGGCAAACGGGAGAGGTGCCAGCACCAAGTGGCGCTGCCCCGAAGCCGTCTCTGCCACCCGCgcaaaacacacgcacagcaacGGAGTGGCGTGTGCCGTGCGCACGAGTCGCACGAGCATCGCCTTGCCGCTGGATACCATGGCGTCCACCAAGGCGTTGAAACCGCGCTGTCCGGCATGGTCGcccgccagcggcagcagcgcgcgtgtgccgccCATCAGCAGACACGGCCCCACCTCCGTCTCCCCGACGAACCCGATCGCCTCTAGCGCGCGTGGGCCCTTTACCTTCATCTCCTCTCGATCGGCCTCGCTGCACGAGACGCGATCGGCACCGAAGAAGAACACTTCCATCCGCTCCTCCTTTGCCAAGGCACGCGGTTGCTCGTCCACATCGCTGGGGGTGACGTACTCGACGCTCTGCACCACATCCGCGCCGTCTTGGGTGCTCCGACGTAGCGCcggcagccgctcctcctgcgtGAGAGTGAACAGCTGTGTGGCGAGTCGCACGTCGCCGATGCGAAGCGCAATCTTGAACATGGGCTGCTGTCGGATCTTTcgacagtgcagcagcgagagacggtccagcgcctccgcggGGCTGATTAGTGTACTCGGCGGCCCCAGCTCGGTGCACAGCGCCCCGAGTACTTTCTCGTTTTGTGCTTTCCTGTCGAGCCCGACCCACGCGCTAGTGTCACCCGTGGAGGACTCGTCACACTCCTCCTGTGAGGCAGTGCCTGCTGGCAGCGCCTGAAAGTCGAACCCAATCACCACCAACGTTATCTGATCGTGCTGCAAGGCATCGATGAGAAAAAGCAGGTCCTCCTTGTGCCGCACCTCGTGGCGGGCGTCTGTGAGGAGGTAAATGCAGCGGTTGTACCTCCTCTGACTGGTGCGCGCTTGCagaagcgccaccgccacctgaAGGGCGTCGATGAAGTCATACGCCTCCGTGACAGGCCGCTGCACAGTGGCGCCCCCAGGCAGCGCAACGACACCTGCGCGAGTAGCGGCAATAGGTACGAGGATCTTCTCCGTTGCCGGTCCGAGTTCCACGGCCACTGTGATGTGCTGGTACCGCGCCTGGCCAGACTGGTCGTACAGGGCGCTTCGAGATTTCTCTGTGCCAGCTAGAATAACCGCCACCTCGTCCAACGGTGAGTATACCATCTTGTCCGTGAGAATTCTGGTGCACAGGTcacacgcctcctccagcgccgctgcacggGAGAGGGTGAtgtccagcaccagcacggTAGCATCCTTGGACATGCGACGGTGAAGACAGTATCTGCAACCGGTGCGGAGAagttcgtctctctctctctgggcaGAGAGGAATGAGAAGGAGGGACGGAGCAAGCTGTATGAGCCGATGAGGTTCGGCTGACtggtacacacacacacacacacacctgtgcAGGGGAGCAGAGGGCAAAACACGTGGAGGGGgggcaagaagaagaacgcCGCGACTGCGTGTCATTCCAAACGAGAAGGTAAACATTCATGAGAAAAGAGCCCAAATGTGGAGAAGTACAGTTATGAGGGAAAAGTGGCCAGCAGTACTCAGTGCGCTGCACAGGTGGTCTGCTGGTCCCGGCGCCGTCTaaggcagtggcagcacggGATTgggcacagagaggcaaGCCGGTGTACAGACATCAGGAGAGGCTCTGCGTTGCTAATTTGTATTGTCCTTAATAACCACTCAGCCTTACAACACGAGCGCCGCTCAACACTATCCGCTGGGATGCGGGTCCGTCGCCTGGTGCAAGGCAGCCCTAGACACGGGCTAGTGCAATGCGCCAACCCAGTCATCGgtgcacggcccctgcctcaaactctgcccacccgTCCCCGCCCCGCAGatcgcctcgccgccgcccccatCATGTCGGACGTCGCGTGGGGCATCCTtctcggggtggctcaggcgTCCCACACAAGCAGGtagcgagggccgggtgaggtgTGTTCGAGTCCCGCTGACACTCCGCCTATCACATGGATAGTATGAGCGTGTTCGCTGTCGCtggtcgctccgacgccacgccgtccaggacctGGTCGCCAACACCAGTAGCAATGCACCGCTCTGGCCTCGCCACGACGTAGGCACttggccctgtcaccaccaggagcggctcggcattggcagggagagggagggggactgACTCAGCTTCCCATGAAGTTGGGGGGGCGCCGAGCCCTGGGGATGCCGCACACTGACGTGTGTCCCCCAGTCACCGGAGAGGTGATGAGTCGAAGAGTAGGAGACACTGAGAGGCAGCCCTTGCTGAGCACAGTCTCATTGATCCTGTGCTCAGCAAGGGCTGCCTCGACTGCAAGCAAAGGCATGAGGCTGCGTGTTTCTCCATTGAGTCCATAAagcacaagaaaaagaaagagagcgatgaCAGGCACCACAGACTggatgctgcagcgccgctggaAAGGGTAACCGCAAGCCGATAACATTTGCCTCGTCCCCCTCCGTATACCATTTTACGTTGCAGAAAAGCACTCGCAGAGTCACGCATGAATTTATGCTCGGAAGgtgacgtgcgtgtgtggcaaTGCCCGACAAGGCGCTCGGCCGATAGAGGCGCTGTAGGCCTTCGCGTTCCCCACCTGATGAAATTTTATTGCGTTCTCGCGAAAGCCTCGGCGACGAAGCCACACCTGGCGCACCAACAACACCCCTCACTATCACATCCATCGATCGTAACCGTCAAGAGCCGCCACTGCACAAAATCAACGGCAGTGGTCACCTCGGCAGGAGAGGGGAACAGAGAAGGCGACGACACGGCGAAGAATAGGCAGGAAAAGAGCCGCCAAGTCTCAtgcagaaaagagagaggtgagaagGGGCCAACATCTCCGCCACAGCCAGCCAGCCAGCCGGCCAGCAACAACAAGCAACAAACCCCAAAATTTACCCCCGTACACAGGCAGAGACAGTACGccgcagaaagagaagacagatagagaagggaagagaaacacacgtATGAAGTGATGGGGGcatgggagagaagggagggggacggcAGAGCACAGAATTGAGCACCACAGCCTTCAtcaaggaagaggaagaagaggaaagcgtACGTTGCTGTGTTACcagtcgcgcgcgcgcgaacGAAGGCTTTTAGACAAAGAAGCGGGAACACCAAAGCGACAGCAAAggcaacgaaaaaaagagagcaaaacgaacgaagagaaaagagagaagtaaagaagtgtggcggtggtagtgcGTGTGCAGCGTCGTTACAGTATTGGCGGGAGAGGTAAATCACagaagcgagaagaacaGCAAAAATGAGCTTCAGtaagcacaggcacagagagagagagagacgggcaGAAGCTAACAACttggaaagaaaaaaaaagcacagggagacagagagatgaaggcagcgagaggggggagtgaaGGAAGGGCTAAGAGAGAACGCAGTGATGTCATCAAGCAAtagggagaaaggagagagcagaacATGCGAAAATAGGCCAGCGAtgtctttgttgttgtgttgtttgtttgcttctctctcttcttcttctttcctaGAAGAGAAGCGTAGCAAAAAGAGTTGATAGAAGACAGCATCAACGTCCAGGGAAGGACAGACAGACCCACTCACCTGCACTCAAGGATGTGGGCAGGAAGACTggaaaacaagaagagagtcacagcgaggggggaggaggagaaacacTATAGCATCgtaggggagagagagagagagagcgaaaatgaaaaaaaaaggaaaaaaaacgaacgTCTGCCTGCGTAGAAGGTGGTCCGCAGAGAAATACAGTACACGAGGTCtgccctcgccgccaccaccaccacagcgtgGCTGGCGGATGTTCTTCTGCGGAAACAACAACTACAggcatagagagagagagacgagaggtGGTGCCCTCTCTACCGTAGGGGCGTCTTCTACTAGGAGGGGGGGCCCTACACACGTGAGCGCTGCCCCACCATAGCGAAAAGACTGTCACGCGTAGGCgcatcattttttttttgctttaCTTTCTTTCGGTGTTTGATGAAAAGTGAAGTGGGTGGAATgacgaaaaagaagagagaagaggcgatcaggcaaaaaaaaaaaagaagaacagcacagcaacaacaccaaaCGCCAGACAGGCGACAGGCGAGAGATCAccgaagagaagcggaagagaaCGGCGGTCAAGGAAGAAAATGGAGGAGAACAAAGGGCAGATGTCGAGAAACGGCCatgggggaagaggcgagagggacCTGCGTAGGGAGGGAAGCAGGAGAACCATGGCTACAGGAAGAGCGTCATCGTCAccgcccctccttcctcgttTTACTTTGCTGagcatcatcatcatctcactcttcctctgcgctgACGTCTCCACTGCCTACCCTATGGAAGAGGATAAATAACCTTCGAGCCTTGCTGCTCAGACGCAGCGGTAGGCCGGGTGCACCTACCAGATCCGGAAAACTACGCcgccttgcgcagcgccgcgtcaCGCTCCGACGCGAGCACGCGAATCGCCTCGGCCGCCTTCTTCTGGTACATTATGAGATCGGTCCGCTCCGCCCGGAGAGCACGGATCTGCTGCCGTGCACTTTCGAGTTCGTTGTAATCCTCACCGTCACTGCCCCCGCGTGGGCTGCCTGGGCTGCCTGGGCTGGCTGGGCTCATCGAGGAGTCAAAGGTGCCGAGGGCGCTGAGGTAGTCGGTGCCCTTTACGGACGCCAGTTCGGCGGTCAGCGCATCCTGGCGGCGCGACGACTGCTCGCGTTCCATCTTGTAGCGCAAGGCAAATGCGCGCATTTTCTGTGCAAGTTGGAAGCActtccgctgctcctcagcCACCACAAGAGCGAGCCGTAACCGCTCCTCGTTGATGGTGCGCAGCTTTTCATCACGGGAC
It encodes the following:
- a CDS encoding KU80 protein, putative (TriTrypDB/GeneDB-style sysID: LpmP.30.0350), with the protein product MSKDATVLVLDITLSRAAALEEACDLCTRILTDKMVYSPLDEVAVILAGTEKSRSALYDQSGQARYQHITVAVELGPATEKILVPIAATRAGVVALPGGATVQRPVTEAYDFIDALQVAVALLQARTSQRRYNRCIYLLTDARHEVRHKEDLLFLIDALQHDQITLVVIGFDFQALPAGTASQEECDESSTGDTSAWVGLDRKAQNEKVLGALCTELGPPSTLISPAEALDRLSLLHCRKIRQQPMFKIALRIGDVRLATQLFTLTQEERLPALRRSTQDGADVVQSVEYVTPSDVDEQPRALAKEERMEVFFFGADRVSCSEADREEMKVKGPRALEAIGFVGETEVGPCLLMGGTRALLPLAGDHAGQRGFNALVDAMVSSGKAMLVRLVRTAHATPLLCVCFARVAETASGQRHLVLAPLPFAEDMRALRFSEYPEVRFSEAEEQLMDELIDGLSVDGSVLAPQDTFNPVLQQYYATLQAKLLALNASAEKSNTKVPSSEAAVPQLLPLLRGTSTDFFAEGSGVYEAVSAHRSALASCASAFPYEEELDALFPGSKGAGWSEKSWYQSLTPSSSLMATEAGVPPSATQGSGGAPSTIAAAIIRDLKCSADADNASAGSHATSEAASISTAPHDIMSGGPSFVITTVDPVGTFSMVVRNPTATEAQLSKAKDDLSNLIWELLRSSVKDAFYRKCMACIMALRQFCVTQDDAAYYSDFLLKLAVVAQQCGRDADFWIPYVVERKDSANVWPITAQECTSATLPDDTAAESFLQKIHLDLAIAPDDVTDADD